One region of Dysidea avara chromosome 1, odDysAvar1.4, whole genome shotgun sequence genomic DNA includes:
- the LOC136251591 gene encoding uncharacterized protein, with the protein MAGSFSLDVTIDEPIDFTKRKPELFYSSVLIETRDIIGSSLSFIPTIFHATHYQDMISICQGKEAIFKGNPKQWRPSSECSPSPNASYYIGPDSTTEKWIPPDDTECLPGPLVWFGTERKTGKTDNVYGPCVFEFKFTLVLEAYQKCRGINSQQLCYRAAGTLVYQKEISHVVLVCSTSDNYYQTFPLIQGNNTKYFKPPNYQKTGLQKLASMVINKYPQRFNENDKDCTRHDHVILAFYLPNNTRLVLPNQPCISELQKIPHYYCMRNKLDGGECCNRKDDKTIEEAIATKWDEHRK; encoded by the exons ATGGCAGGCTCCTTTTCTCTAGATGTAACCATAGATGAGCCAATAGA CTTCACAAAGAGAAAGCCAGAACTGTTCTATAGTAGTGTACTTATTGAAACACGAGATATCATTGGTTCATCATTATCCTTCATTCCAACAATATTTCACGCCACTCACTACCAAGATATGATCAGCATATGTCAGGGAAAGGAGGCCATCTTTAAAGGGAATCCAAAGCAATGGCGACCATCATCAGAATGCTCTCCCTCCCCCAATGCAAGCTATTACATAGGTCCTGATAGCACTACTGAGAAATGGATACCTCCTGACGATACTGAGTGTTTACCGGGACCTCTAGTCTGGTTTGGAACAGAAAGAAAAACTGGCAAAACTGATAATGTTTATGGTCCATGTGTGTTCGAGTTTAAATTTACATTAGTCTTGGAAGCTTATCAGAAATGTAGGGGTATCAACAGTCAACAACTTTGCTACCGAGCAGCTGGTACACTGGTCTACCAAAAAGAAATCAGCCATGTTGTATTAGTGTGTTCTACAAGTGACAACTACTACCAGACATTTCCACTGATACAAGGAAACAACACAAAGTATTTTAAGCCACCAAATTACCAGAAAACTGGCCTGCAGAAATTGGCATCAATGGTGATCAACAAATATCCTCAACGTTTCAATGAGAATGATAAAGACTGTACTAGACATGATCATGTCATTTTAGCATTTTATTTGCCCAACAACACTCGACTTGTTTTACCCAATCAACCTTGCATCTCTGAGTTACAGAAGATACCCCACTACTATTGTATGAGGAACAAGCTGGATGGAGGTGAATGCTGTAATCGCAAAGATGACAAGACTATAGAAGAAGCAATTGCTACCAAATGGGACGAGCACAGGAAATAA